In the Bradyrhizobium guangzhouense genome, one interval contains:
- a CDS encoding YciI family protein, which yields MLYAILCYHDEDFVGSWSKDQDEAVMKKLAVVQDKLTSQGRLGPVARLLPTTAAATLRKEDPPLVLDGPYAETKEQLLGFYIVDCKNLDEALDVARDLGAANPGGAYEVRPVGVFRPGGISA from the coding sequence ATGCTTTATGCGATCCTTTGCTATCATGACGAGGACTTCGTCGGCTCCTGGAGCAAGGACCAGGACGAGGCCGTGATGAAAAAGCTCGCCGTGGTGCAGGACAAGCTCACGAGCCAAGGCCGTCTCGGCCCGGTGGCTCGGCTGCTGCCGACCACCGCGGCGGCGACGCTGCGCAAGGAAGACCCCCCGCTGGTGCTCGACGGCCCCTATGCCGAGACCAAGGAGCAGCTGCTCGGCTTCTATATCGTCGACTGCAAGAATCTCGACGAGGCGCTCGACGTCGCGCGCGACCTCGGCGCGGCCAATCCCGGCGGCGCCTATGAGGTGCGTCCTGTCGGCGTGTTCAGGCCCGGAGGAATTTCGGCGTGA
- a CDS encoding 2-hydroxyacid dehydrogenase translates to MTVGTLAVLINSTQQNWLPERWKARFDAVCDGRRVVLLPNASLDPAEVHYAAVWKPVPGDLGSFPNLRAIFNLGAGVDALMADNSVPNVPLVRVAVPDLTNRMTEYVVLHVLMHHRQELYLRDSQRAKRWEPKYQWPASAVTVGVMGLGTLGADAADVLRRLGFRVAGWSRSPRSITGVECFHGTAGMDAFLRKTDILVSLLPLTPDTNGILNREVFTKLNHTSPLGAPVLINAGRGALQNEADILACLDDGTLGAASLDVFVQEPQPADSRFWTHPKVVLTPHNAADTDADAISAYVAEQIARFEAGGALENVVDRRRGY, encoded by the coding sequence ATGACCGTGGGCACACTGGCCGTCCTGATCAACAGCACACAGCAGAACTGGCTGCCGGAGCGCTGGAAGGCCCGGTTCGATGCGGTCTGCGACGGCCGCCGCGTGGTGCTGTTGCCGAATGCCTCCCTCGATCCGGCCGAGGTGCATTACGCCGCGGTGTGGAAGCCGGTGCCGGGCGACCTCGGCTCCTTCCCCAATCTGCGCGCGATCTTCAATCTCGGCGCCGGCGTCGACGCACTGATGGCCGACAACAGCGTGCCCAACGTGCCGCTGGTGCGCGTCGCGGTGCCCGACCTCACCAACCGCATGACCGAATATGTCGTGCTGCACGTGCTGATGCACCACCGCCAGGAGCTTTACTTGCGCGACTCGCAGCGTGCGAAGCGCTGGGAGCCGAAATACCAGTGGCCGGCGAGCGCGGTCACGGTCGGCGTCATGGGCCTCGGCACGCTCGGCGCCGATGCGGCCGACGTGCTGCGGCGGCTCGGCTTCCGCGTCGCCGGCTGGAGCCGCAGCCCGCGCAGCATTACGGGCGTCGAGTGTTTTCACGGCACCGCAGGCATGGATGCGTTCCTGCGCAAGACCGACATCCTGGTGTCTCTGCTGCCGCTGACGCCTGATACAAACGGCATTCTCAACCGCGAGGTCTTCACCAAGCTCAACCACACCAGCCCGCTCGGCGCGCCGGTGCTGATCAATGCCGGCCGCGGGGCCTTGCAGAACGAAGCCGACATCCTGGCCTGTCTCGACGACGGCACGCTGGGCGCCGCCTCGCTCGACGTTTTCGTGCAGGAACCGCAGCCCGCGGACAGCCGGTTCTGGACCCATCCCAAGGTGGTGCTGACCCCGCACAACGCCGCCGACACCGACGCGGACGCGATCTCGGCCTACGTCGCCGAGCAGATCGCGCGGTTCGAGGCAGGCGGCGCGCTGGAGAACGTGGTGGATCGGCGGAGAGGGTATTAG